In a single window of the Allobranchiibius huperziae genome:
- a CDS encoding MFS transporter, with product MSTDGQPGPLHRNHAFMVLLLGQTASSIGSSMTGLVFPLIGYALTGSTLLAGVAATSVLVGELAGRLVSGALVDRWAKRRVIVLANLTAALAVASLAAAELLGHLVLAHLMIAGLVLGLADSFLAPASSASVRQVVPPEQLPLAYTRLQARDHVASLVGPPLGGALYSIARSVPFVVDTVSYLAYAAGASRLRTDLRSDAPTGNSLLTDARAGVHFVWHHHVVRSVLLWGGLFNFAMAYVFTAVTLRLVRAGVTPAAIGLVDTCAAAAGLLGAVIAPTIVARFRSGLLTIVTGLALALLVAPMGLTINVVVTGALFAAGFLLLPANNSAISAYISNATPQHLQARVNAASGLVALGFAPLAPPVAGVLIIALGDVGSMLAGSVFLFLSLVPLLTDREVVALGRPDTWRPAP from the coding sequence ATGAGCACTGACGGACAGCCGGGGCCGCTGCACCGCAACCACGCGTTCATGGTCCTGCTGCTCGGTCAGACGGCATCCTCCATCGGTTCCTCGATGACCGGCCTGGTCTTCCCGCTCATCGGTTACGCCCTCACCGGGTCCACGCTCCTCGCGGGAGTGGCGGCCACGTCGGTGCTCGTCGGAGAGCTGGCCGGCCGGCTGGTCTCCGGCGCGCTGGTCGACCGGTGGGCCAAGCGGCGGGTCATCGTCCTCGCCAACCTGACCGCCGCACTCGCCGTCGCGAGTCTGGCCGCCGCGGAGCTGCTCGGCCACCTCGTGCTGGCCCATCTGATGATCGCCGGCCTCGTGCTCGGACTGGCCGACTCGTTCCTCGCCCCGGCCTCGTCCGCCTCGGTGCGCCAGGTGGTCCCGCCCGAACAGCTGCCGCTGGCCTACACCCGACTGCAGGCGCGCGACCACGTCGCGAGCCTGGTCGGCCCACCGCTCGGCGGCGCGCTCTACTCGATCGCCCGCAGCGTCCCGTTCGTGGTGGACACCGTCAGCTACCTGGCGTACGCCGCCGGAGCGAGCCGGCTGCGCACCGATCTGCGGTCCGACGCACCCACCGGCAACTCCCTGCTGACCGACGCCCGTGCGGGCGTGCACTTCGTCTGGCACCACCACGTCGTACGGTCCGTGCTCCTGTGGGGCGGGCTGTTCAACTTCGCGATGGCGTACGTGTTCACGGCGGTGACCCTGCGCCTGGTCCGGGCGGGTGTGACGCCGGCAGCGATCGGGCTGGTCGACACCTGCGCGGCCGCTGCAGGACTCCTCGGTGCCGTCATCGCGCCCACGATCGTCGCCCGGTTCCGTAGCGGCCTGCTGACGATCGTGACCGGCCTGGCACTCGCACTGCTCGTCGCGCCGATGGGTCTCACCATCAACGTCGTCGTGACAGGCGCGCTCTTCGCGGCTGGGTTCCTGCTGCTCCCGGCGAACAACTCGGCCATCTCGGCCTACATCTCGAACGCCACTCCGCAGCACCTGCAGGCCCGGGTGAACGCCGCCAGTGGGCTGGTCGCGCTCGGCTTCGCGCCCCTGGCGCCTCCGGTGGCCGGTGTCCTCATCATCGCCCTGGGCGACGTCGGCTCGATGCTCGCCGGGTCGGTCTTCCTCTTCCTCAGCCTCGTGCCGCTGCTGACCGACCGCGAGGTCGTCGCGCTCGGGCGTCCGGACACCTGGCGGCCTGCACCGTGA
- a CDS encoding amidase, with product METTTQRVHAFTDDALGQDDATGVAARIASGAISASEAVDAAIARSEAVEQHLSGLRFEDFDRARKRAADGAGGAFAGVPTLLKDNIMVGGMPMTQGSRAFAMTPHPKDGPVASQFRATGLIPIGTSTMPEFGWTCSTETLEYSTHNPWHTSYSSGGSSGGSAAYVAAGVVPIAHGNDGGGSIRIPAHACGLIGLKPTRGRLRIETADRVMPVRVVSQSVLARSVRDVAGFFAAAEQVHRNRLLKPMGLVDQPQARPLRIGLLIDSPAVQTRTDPETRTAIEGFARRLEDLGHHVEPYELKLPSYFKDDFSSYWMLLGLLASSGTDRIFGEGYDPERLEGLTKYLGAQGRKRLLKMPVSLSRLLASDVVSRVQMYRGPDLIVSPVLTGTTPQLGYLGADIDPALHFERLVDLCAFTPLHNATGAPAISLPVGQTADGLPIGAMVSGTHGDDALLLRLALQVEAAHPWRRIQD from the coding sequence ATGGAGACCACGACGCAGCGGGTGCATGCCTTCACCGACGACGCTCTCGGGCAGGACGACGCCACCGGTGTCGCGGCGCGCATCGCGTCCGGCGCGATCAGCGCGAGCGAGGCGGTCGATGCCGCGATCGCCCGCAGCGAGGCCGTCGAGCAGCACCTCAGCGGACTGCGGTTCGAGGACTTCGACCGGGCGCGCAAACGGGCGGCCGACGGTGCCGGCGGCGCGTTCGCCGGAGTGCCGACACTGCTGAAGGACAACATCATGGTCGGCGGGATGCCGATGACCCAGGGGTCTCGCGCGTTCGCGATGACCCCGCACCCGAAGGACGGCCCGGTCGCGAGCCAGTTCCGGGCGACCGGGCTCATCCCGATCGGCACCTCGACGATGCCGGAGTTCGGGTGGACCTGCTCCACCGAGACCCTCGAGTACAGCACCCACAACCCGTGGCACACGTCGTACTCCTCCGGCGGCAGCTCGGGTGGTTCGGCGGCGTACGTCGCGGCGGGTGTCGTGCCGATCGCGCACGGCAACGACGGCGGTGGTTCCATCCGGATCCCCGCGCACGCCTGTGGTCTGATCGGGTTGAAACCGACCCGTGGGAGGCTGCGGATCGAGACCGCGGACCGGGTGATGCCCGTACGCGTCGTCAGCCAGTCGGTGCTGGCCCGCTCGGTGCGCGACGTCGCCGGCTTCTTCGCGGCCGCCGAGCAGGTGCACCGCAACCGGCTGCTCAAGCCGATGGGGCTGGTCGACCAGCCGCAGGCGAGGCCGTTGCGCATCGGGCTGCTCATCGACTCACCGGCCGTGCAGACCCGCACCGATCCTGAAACCCGCACTGCCATTGAAGGATTCGCGCGCCGGCTGGAGGACCTCGGCCACCATGTCGAACCGTACGAGCTGAAGCTGCCGTCCTATTTCAAGGACGACTTCTCGTCGTACTGGATGCTGCTCGGGCTGCTGGCCTCCAGCGGCACGGACCGGATCTTCGGTGAGGGGTACGACCCCGAGCGGCTGGAGGGGCTCACCAAGTACCTGGGCGCGCAGGGCAGGAAGCGGCTGCTCAAAATGCCCGTCTCGCTGTCGCGGTTGCTCGCCTCCGACGTCGTCTCACGGGTGCAGATGTACCGCGGTCCGGACCTGATCGTGTCGCCGGTGCTGACCGGTACGACGCCCCAGCTGGGCTACCTCGGCGCGGACATCGATCCCGCGCTGCACTTCGAGCGGCTCGTCGACCTGTGCGCGTTCACCCCGTTGCACAACGCGACCGGTGCGCCGGCGATCTCCCTGCCGGTGGGCCAGACCGCCGACGGCCTGCCCATCGGCGCGATGGTGTCGGGCACCCACGGCGACGACGCACTGCTACTGCGCCTGGCGTTGCAGGTGGAGGCCGCTCACCCCTGGCGTCGTATCCAGGACTGA
- a CDS encoding putative quinol monooxygenase — MIFIVVKWTVRPESASRWLDIVDDFTQATRAEDGCLFFEWSRSVDADNVFTLVEAFEDSDAGARHVQSEHFKTATAMLGDHVASTPQIVNFETPQHGWGEMGEVTPTSA, encoded by the coding sequence ATGATCTTCATCGTGGTCAAGTGGACCGTCCGGCCCGAATCCGCGTCGCGGTGGTTGGACATCGTGGACGACTTCACGCAGGCGACCCGCGCCGAGGACGGGTGCCTCTTCTTCGAGTGGAGCCGCAGCGTGGACGCCGACAACGTCTTCACCCTGGTGGAGGCGTTCGAGGACTCCGATGCCGGCGCACGGCACGTGCAGAGCGAGCACTTCAAGACGGCGACCGCGATGCTCGGCGACCATGTCGCATCGACACCGCAGATCGTCAATTTCGAGACGCCGCAGCATGGTTGGGGCGAGATGGGCGAGGTCACCCCTACCTCCGCGTAG
- a CDS encoding helix-turn-helix domain-containing protein — MRASWARSEQYGVSPEEVAEVYADELPTGSLFFECGARVLQGLRTTLADEPVGVMLTDPHGLVLTRWSDDSRIEHSLDRVHLAPGFYYDERTAGTNGLALALADQVPALVRGGDHYVAPLRRYTCAAAPVMDPGDGRLLGCINLTTWSQTSSHLLLALAQSASANTTSLMQVRSVGLHEQPAPRGEVFHVLTGERPLGAEDPCVSIGWSAARAETIAALATGGLVAVVGESGSGRTTLAMLGRRAGNRRGRVLVARAPRPSDVSGWMALWSPELRADDIGVVVSAADTLPSWAATQLVADAGGRDRRPHPLIVTATSYETIPSPLREAVHTVVEAPPLRHRADDVAPLAAFFARQLRHRDVGFTPRAMRALGAASWPGNVAELRTVVRDAAARSDLVDVRHLPAGVVSGGDHVLTRIEAFERDEIVRCLAAPGATVAHAATELGMSRATLYRKISRYRIAL; from the coding sequence ATGCGCGCGTCCTGGGCCCGCAGCGAGCAGTACGGCGTCTCCCCCGAGGAGGTCGCCGAGGTGTACGCCGACGAGTTGCCGACCGGGTCGCTCTTCTTCGAGTGCGGCGCTCGGGTGCTGCAGGGGCTGCGCACCACGCTCGCCGACGAGCCGGTCGGTGTGATGCTCACCGACCCGCACGGGCTCGTCCTCACCCGCTGGTCCGACGACAGCCGCATCGAGCACTCGCTGGACCGGGTGCACCTGGCGCCCGGCTTCTACTACGACGAGCGGACGGCGGGCACCAACGGCCTGGCGCTGGCCCTGGCTGATCAGGTGCCGGCCCTGGTCCGCGGAGGCGACCACTACGTGGCGCCGCTGCGCCGGTACACCTGCGCGGCCGCCCCCGTGATGGACCCTGGCGACGGGCGGCTGCTCGGCTGCATCAACCTCACGACCTGGTCGCAGACCTCCTCGCACCTGCTGCTCGCCCTCGCGCAATCGGCGTCCGCGAACACCACCTCGCTGATGCAGGTGCGCAGCGTGGGCCTGCACGAGCAACCCGCGCCGCGCGGCGAGGTCTTCCACGTGCTCACCGGCGAGCGCCCGCTCGGCGCGGAGGACCCGTGCGTCTCGATCGGGTGGAGCGCCGCTCGCGCCGAGACCATAGCGGCGCTGGCGACCGGAGGCCTGGTGGCGGTCGTCGGCGAGTCGGGCAGCGGACGTACGACGCTCGCGATGCTCGGCAGGCGCGCGGGCAACCGTCGGGGCAGGGTGCTGGTCGCCCGAGCGCCTCGACCGTCGGACGTCTCCGGCTGGATGGCGCTGTGGTCACCGGAGCTGCGCGCCGACGACATCGGCGTCGTGGTCTCAGCGGCAGACACCCTGCCTTCCTGGGCGGCCACGCAGCTGGTGGCGGACGCCGGAGGCCGGGATCGGCGCCCGCATCCCCTCATCGTCACCGCCACGTCGTACGAGACGATCCCCAGCCCGTTGAGGGAGGCCGTGCACACGGTGGTCGAGGCGCCGCCGCTGCGGCACCGCGCCGACGACGTGGCGCCGCTGGCGGCGTTCTTCGCGCGGCAGTTGCGCCACCGCGACGTCGGCTTCACACCGCGGGCGATGCGGGCGCTCGGCGCCGCATCGTGGCCGGGCAATGTCGCGGAGCTGCGCACGGTCGTCCGCGACGCCGCCGCGCGCAGCGACCTGGTCGACGTCCGCCACCTGCCGGCCGGGGTGGTGAGCGGCGGCGACCACGTGCTGACCCGGATCGAGGCCTTCGAGCGGGATGAGATCGTGCGGTGCCTGGCGGCGCCGGGCGCGACCGTCGCGCACGCGGCGACCGAGCTGGGGATGTCGCGCGCGACCCTCTACCGCAAGATCTCCCGATACCGGATCGCGCTCTGA